In one Photobacterium swingsii genomic region, the following are encoded:
- a CDS encoding Gp49 family protein, with protein MKEELKSYVVEQTRISELMQEFGCTGKHVKPKDILDRIVQVEFKTVVICGKQFMYCGIALKSNNPNRPFVVVGKPSVCIDPANWRDAIGHEVSFNNSFEEIYKLEAYRMMTEYKPVEPEHNVPKGFTRYNGVNITRDAYQLKDEDTNNFGVIGSGRAMLEIAGEQIKFSFNCQSNQIKPGDFIVYLDDEDIYHCSEKVFTERNYV; from the coding sequence ATGAAAGAAGAACTTAAAAGCTATGTGGTAGAGCAAACTCGAATTAGCGAACTTATGCAAGAGTTTGGGTGTACGGGTAAGCATGTAAAGCCTAAAGATATTCTTGATCGCATTGTACAAGTTGAGTTCAAGACCGTGGTGATCTGCGGTAAGCAATTTATGTATTGCGGGATCGCATTAAAGAGCAATAACCCTAATCGACCTTTTGTTGTGGTTGGTAAGCCGTCAGTGTGTATTGATCCGGCGAACTGGCGTGATGCTATCGGCCATGAAGTAAGTTTTAACAACTCATTTGAGGAGATATACAAACTTGAAGCATATCGAATGATGACGGAGTACAAGCCTGTAGAGCCAGAGCATAACGTACCTAAAGGATTCACACGTTACAACGGTGTAAATATCACGCGTGATGCTTATCAGCTAAAAGATGAAGATACCAATAACTTTGGAGTTATTGGTAGTGGCCGTGCCATGTTGGAAATTGCCGGGGAGCAGATTAAATTTTCATTTAACTGCCAGTCAAACCAAATCAAACCGGGTGATTTCATCGTCTACTTAGATGATGAAGATATTTATCACTGTTCAGAGAAAGTTTTTACGGAGCGTAACTATGTTTGA
- a CDS encoding antA/AntB antirepressor family protein, giving the protein MDKGRRFYTLENVSKKQMVQIFEISQHEAGLVMKYRKKLPVLFDEVDSEEAHSVNLRELHKQLEVKDHFSDWIKRKSERLQVVDLIETDISDRMKSIAYDADILKETQLTAYGQVDRIEYHAKPDAAKMICMQENNDVGDLVRRYFLLCEKLLHRIATRNPTRVSCIDTSNAIFKTLAARKTANPVKIKSALERNVCLVATGAVPKAWRDVLGVKNVRDYLKHHGDRKELQRYEEVLRSCDFLTKDPSVGSVKLVADQLKRVFGESNIYDKYLSIQSAQK; this is encoded by the coding sequence GTGGACAAGGGGCGCAGGTTTTACACATTAGAAAATGTCAGTAAAAAGCAAATGGTACAAATTTTTGAGATAAGCCAGCATGAAGCGGGCTTGGTGATGAAGTATAGAAAGAAGTTACCTGTTCTATTTGATGAGGTTGATTCAGAGGAGGCGCATAGCGTTAATCTTCGTGAACTTCACAAGCAGTTAGAGGTTAAAGATCATTTTAGCGACTGGATTAAGCGAAAATCAGAGAGGTTGCAAGTCGTTGATTTAATTGAAACGGATATATCCGACCGAATGAAATCAATAGCTTACGACGCTGATATTTTAAAGGAAACACAGCTAACGGCTTATGGACAAGTGGATAGGATTGAATATCACGCAAAGCCTGATGCAGCAAAGATGATTTGTATGCAAGAAAACAATGATGTTGGTGATTTGGTTCGCCGTTACTTCTTGCTGTGCGAAAAACTGTTACATCGTATCGCCACGCGAAATCCCACGCGAGTTTCATGTATCGACACGTCTAATGCGATCTTCAAAACGTTAGCGGCACGTAAAACAGCGAACCCGGTAAAAATCAAGTCGGCTCTTGAGAGAAATGTTTGCCTAGTTGCTACCGGAGCGGTGCCGAAAGCTTGGCGCGATGTTTTGGGTGTTAAGAACGTGCGGGATTATTTAAAGCACCATGGAGATAGGAAAGAGCTACAGCGCTATGAGGAAGTATTACGTTCGTGTGATTTCTTAACAAAAGATCCCAGTGTTGGCTCTGTAAAGCTGGTGGCCGATCAGTTAAAGCGTGTCTTTGGTGAATCAAATATCTATGACAAATATCTGTCGATTCAGTCAGCACAGAAATAA
- a CDS encoding phage tail protein, producing the protein MVAKTLQNKRSSQGKFSAIPHKTGSDQVMDAVASNLEQLTGMRGAGGKKAVLWEDLKGLGIAELKNGKSKTLIDLKRLASSRASTGNNTGGVITGGDVVETPTQPRNLVASSGFGVVTLTWDTAPYKGHAYTEIYQATEDNFSKSVRIDTSASNIDALPLPQKGDFYFWIKFINEKGAASPINSTNGTHAKSVVDTKFLLDLISGQLKLHPESLGLKPENLGIDLSKFANAEVVEKLDVLLAEAALENSLTTDEQTTSRRIENKELSATIKRDYYTAINTDSAIAAAVQQLKSSIEDPNGNSVMATLTSQYATKATLNKSVTSLTNKLKSEIGKVNATLKNDYATNTTLNNAISQAKTSLQSKINDLDSTLTTDYKTWADTNKAISQLRTSLTSAINNGGVANSNLKNTVAQLKSTLQQDYATKTEQSTAISNLKTALTSTINGVKSDSTKALNLVKSDLTQNYATKTSQTSAISSLRTSLSSSLTKDINTAASSAVADAKKETTKQVSSLSSNIAQSYVTKTSQGTALSNLSTTLTSSISKAAKSETTKQVNAAKAAVNKETTKQVTEAKAAAAKLVTDAKAAAAKLVADAKTSANNETTKQVTEAKAAAAKLVTDAKAAAAKLVADAKTSANNEITKQVNLLKATLKKDYFTKTGTNSAISQATTTLKTSLNGVSSSITTLKQSISNVKGGYTALWGVKADIGKLHAAVGLVAKSSKDNTVANAVFTIKNAGFRVVYDDGTGKEHATPIFGTVNNPDYTPKNGKPKQLLAINTASIKVANIKDLVTGSIVADSIVASSTISAPKLKTPTINDIHSKFYVDSTGHVQLRDVLIKSGSGASRMVITQDRIEVYENNHLRVRLGRL; encoded by the coding sequence ATGGTTGCCAAAACGCTACAAAATAAACGCTCGTCACAGGGCAAATTTTCAGCTATACCGCATAAAACTGGTAGTGATCAGGTAATGGATGCCGTGGCATCAAACTTGGAACAGTTAACTGGTATGCGTGGTGCTGGTGGTAAAAAAGCAGTATTGTGGGAAGATCTTAAAGGATTAGGAATTGCTGAATTAAAGAATGGTAAATCTAAAACTTTAATTGACCTAAAGCGACTTGCTAGTAGTAGAGCGTCTACTGGCAATAATACTGGAGGTGTCATCACTGGAGGTGATGTAGTAGAAACACCAACACAGCCTAGAAACTTAGTCGCAAGTTCAGGGTTTGGTGTGGTAACTCTAACGTGGGATACAGCACCATATAAAGGTCATGCATATACAGAAATTTATCAAGCTACAGAAGATAATTTCAGTAAGTCTGTTCGTATAGATACATCAGCATCTAATATTGACGCTTTGCCATTACCACAAAAAGGTGATTTTTACTTCTGGATCAAATTCATTAACGAAAAAGGTGCAGCCTCACCTATAAACTCAACAAATGGCACTCATGCAAAATCAGTTGTTGATACCAAATTCCTGTTAGATTTAATCAGCGGGCAATTAAAGCTTCATCCTGAGTCTTTAGGATTAAAACCTGAAAATTTAGGAATAGATTTAAGTAAGTTTGCAAATGCAGAAGTTGTGGAAAAACTTGATGTTCTTTTGGCAGAAGCTGCTCTTGAAAATTCACTTACCACCGATGAGCAGACAACATCACGTAGAATTGAGAATAAGGAATTAAGTGCAACTATAAAGCGTGATTATTACACTGCAATTAATACTGATAGTGCTATTGCTGCTGCTGTTCAGCAACTAAAATCTTCGATTGAAGATCCTAACGGCAATAGCGTTATGGCTACGCTTACTTCTCAGTACGCAACTAAGGCAACTTTAAATAAGTCTGTAACAAGCTTAACTAATAAGCTTAAAAGTGAAATTGGTAAGGTAAACGCAACACTTAAAAATGATTACGCAACCAATACAACTTTAAATAATGCGATTTCTCAGGCAAAAACATCATTGCAATCAAAGATCAATGATCTTGATAGCACGCTAACTACAGACTATAAGACGTGGGCAGATACTAATAAGGCTATTAGTCAGTTAAGGACGTCTCTTACATCAGCTATTAATAATGGTGGTGTTGCAAACAGCAATTTAAAAAATACAGTAGCTCAACTTAAATCAACGTTACAGCAAGATTATGCGACTAAGACAGAACAAAGCACTGCAATTAGTAATCTTAAAACAGCGTTAACTAGCACGATCAATGGGGTAAAAAGCGATTCAACTAAAGCATTGAATTTAGTTAAGTCAGACCTTACACAAAACTATGCGACTAAGACATCGCAGACTTCGGCTATTAGTTCTTTGCGCACTTCATTATCAAGCTCACTAACGAAAGATATAAATACAGCCGCCAGTTCAGCGGTAGCTGACGCTAAAAAGGAAACCACAAAACAAGTCTCGTCTTTGTCATCTAATATCGCGCAAAGTTATGTCACTAAAACAAGTCAGGGAACCGCACTATCTAATTTAAGTACCACATTAACGAGTTCGATCAGTAAAGCTGCAAAGAGTGAAACAACTAAGCAAGTAAATGCGGCAAAGGCTGCTGTTAATAAAGAAACAACTAAGCAAGTAACAGAGGCAAAGGCTGCTGCTGCCAAGTTGGTAACGGATGCAAAGGCTGCTGCTGCTAAGTTGGTTGCTGATGCAAAAACCTCTGCAAATAATGAAACAACTAAGCAAGTAACAGAGGCAAAGGCTGCTGCTGCCAAGTTGGTAACGGATGCAAAGGCTGCTGCTGCTAAGTTGGTTGCTGATGCAAAAACCTCTGCAAATAATGAAATAACTAAGCAAGTTAACTTGTTAAAGGCAACTCTAAAAAAAGACTATTTCACTAAAACTGGCACAAATTCAGCTATATCTCAGGCTACAACAACATTGAAAACATCATTAAATGGTGTGTCATCAAGTATCACAACGTTAAAGCAATCAATATCAAATGTTAAAGGTGGTTATACAGCATTATGGGGGGTTAAAGCTGACATAGGCAAGCTTCATGCAGCAGTAGGTTTAGTCGCTAAATCATCAAAAGACAATACAGTAGCTAATGCAGTCTTTACTATTAAGAACGCAGGTTTCAGAGTTGTATATGACGATGGAACGGGGAAGGAACACGCGACTCCAATTTTTGGAACGGTAAATAATCCTGACTACACGCCTAAAAACGGTAAGCCTAAGCAGTTACTCGCGATCAATACGGCAAGTATTAAGGTTGCGAATATAAAAGATTTGGTGACGGGCAGTATTGTGGCTGACTCGATTGTTGCTAGTAGTACAATCAGCGCACCAAAACTAAAAACACCGACCATAAACGATATTCACTCTAAATTTTACGTTGATAGCACAGGGCATGTTCAATTAAGGGATGTGCTGATTAAATCTGGTAGCGGTGCTTCACGTATGGTTATCACTCAAGACCGAATAGAGGTTTATGAAAATAATCATTTACGTGTGCGTTTAGGTCGTCTGTAA
- a CDS encoding STAS-like domain-containing protein has product MAITERTQKIRKQIIRDVLHHPNDIAQHISDIFNISRQAVNKHIKALEKEGRIIATGTTRSKVYQLGPVRDNSLIMRITPILSEHQVYMSNFSWVTEGVPKNVSDIIFYGFTEIYNNAIDHSDGEFIYAAVHRDEKVVRIAIHDDGEGIFRRIKRLKDLPDERQSIVELSKGKLTTDPDNHSGQGIFFTSRMFDEFYIDSHEFSYGHRCDIDMDIMFDDQKNKEGTWVFMDIAIDSDRVDKNVFAEFTDNDDDCFAFNKTIIPVSLAKFGNENLVSRSQAKRLLTRIENFKSVIFDFNDVEYVGQAFTDEIFRVYARRNPDIHVDYIKANPEVEAWIKRAINT; this is encoded by the coding sequence ATGGCTATCACTGAGCGCACACAAAAAATTAGAAAACAAATAATTAGAGATGTACTGCACCACCCTAATGATATAGCTCAGCACATATCTGATATATTTAATATTTCTAGACAAGCAGTAAACAAGCACATAAAGGCTCTTGAAAAAGAAGGGCGCATTATTGCAACGGGGACAACTCGAAGCAAAGTCTATCAGTTAGGTCCAGTTAGAGATAACTCTCTAATTATGCGAATTACACCAATTTTATCTGAACACCAAGTGTATATGAGTAACTTTTCATGGGTTACTGAGGGAGTGCCCAAAAATGTATCAGACATCATTTTTTATGGGTTTACTGAAATATATAATAATGCAATAGATCACTCTGATGGAGAGTTCATCTATGCTGCTGTTCATCGAGATGAAAAAGTAGTTCGTATTGCTATTCATGATGACGGGGAAGGTATATTCCGAAGAATCAAGAGATTAAAGGATCTTCCTGATGAAAGACAATCCATAGTTGAACTGTCAAAAGGAAAGCTGACAACTGATCCTGACAATCATTCTGGTCAAGGTATTTTCTTCACATCAAGAATGTTTGACGAGTTCTATATTGACTCTCACGAGTTTTCATATGGTCATCGCTGTGACATCGACATGGATATCATGTTTGACGACCAAAAAAATAAGGAGGGAACTTGGGTGTTTATGGACATTGCAATCGACTCCGATAGAGTTGATAAAAACGTTTTTGCGGAATTCACTGATAATGATGATGATTGCTTTGCATTCAATAAAACGATCATTCCTGTGAGTTTGGCCAAGTTTGGGAACGAGAACCTAGTTTCTCGCTCTCAAGCTAAAAGGCTTCTAACACGCATTGAGAACTTTAAGAGTGTTATTTTTGACTTCAACGATGTTGAGTACGTTGGGCAAGCATTTACAGATGAAATATTCCGTGTTTACGCTCGACGCAATCCAGATATTCATGTTGACTACATAAAAGCTAACCCTGAAGTTGAAGCTTGGATCAAACGAGCTATCAACACTTAA
- a CDS encoding phage capsid family protein: MTAISKSQAAKAFGAALFTSTRRKNTFVNMLTGSAPQSVQADRNRNKSQTEAGAPVVMVTDLSRQAGDTVEMDLFHNLNGLPTMGDKKIEGRGESLDKVEFELSINQGRHNVDSGGKMSQQRTKQNLLQVARTMLGNYFNDLQDEIATYHLAGARGDFMPEDMIVPTADHHLFAETMVNPITAPTADRHFFGGDADAIDGANGIVAADKLTLSKIDEIALYLEEMAHPIKPVRFEADALYGESPFFVLFVTPRQWNDLWTDAQANGKVTELIANAVNRSNGFKHPLFQGDRLMWRNILVRKYSKPVRFNSGSSVQVGNGNGDGKENTVTAKTLIERAILLGAQALANAYGKTSSGAQFNMTTKKVDHDNGRETVIGWMNGLKKVRFEEKSGRVNDYGVMVLDTAVGGLSK, translated from the coding sequence ATGACTGCTATCTCTAAATCGCAAGCTGCTAAAGCGTTTGGTGCGGCGCTATTTACATCTACGCGCCGCAAAAACACTTTTGTAAATATGTTGACAGGTTCAGCACCTCAATCTGTGCAAGCTGACCGCAACCGTAATAAATCACAAACAGAAGCGGGCGCTCCCGTAGTTATGGTTACTGACTTGTCACGACAAGCTGGTGATACCGTTGAAATGGATTTATTCCACAACCTTAATGGTCTGCCTACCATGGGCGATAAAAAGATCGAAGGTCGTGGTGAGTCACTAGATAAAGTTGAATTTGAACTAAGCATTAACCAAGGTCGCCATAACGTTGATTCAGGCGGCAAGATGTCACAGCAACGAACTAAGCAAAACTTGCTACAAGTTGCTCGAACTATGCTTGGCAACTATTTCAATGATCTACAAGATGAAATTGCCACTTACCACTTAGCGGGTGCGCGTGGTGATTTCATGCCGGAAGATATGATCGTTCCAACGGCAGATCATCATCTATTCGCTGAAACCATGGTTAACCCAATCACAGCACCAACAGCCGATCGTCACTTCTTTGGTGGTGATGCTGATGCTATCGATGGCGCTAACGGTATTGTCGCGGCGGATAAGCTAACGCTATCTAAAATCGATGAAATTGCGCTGTATCTCGAAGAAATGGCTCACCCAATTAAGCCCGTCCGTTTTGAAGCTGATGCGTTATACGGCGAGTCTCCATTCTTTGTGCTGTTCGTTACACCACGCCAATGGAATGACTTATGGACGGACGCGCAAGCAAACGGAAAGGTCACGGAATTAATTGCCAATGCTGTTAACCGCTCCAACGGCTTTAAGCATCCGCTATTCCAAGGTGATCGCTTAATGTGGCGCAACATTCTTGTTCGTAAATACAGCAAGCCAGTACGCTTTAATTCGGGTTCATCCGTTCAAGTTGGTAATGGTAACGGTGACGGCAAAGAAAACACCGTGACAGCCAAAACGTTAATTGAGCGTGCAATCTTGCTTGGTGCACAAGCATTAGCTAACGCATACGGCAAAACATCGTCAGGTGCGCAGTTCAACATGACAACTAAGAAAGTAGATCATGACAATGGCCGTGAAACGGTGATTGGTTGGATGAACGGCTTGAAGAAAGTACGTTTTGAAGAAAAGAGCGGCCGTGTTAACGATTACGGTGTAATGGTTCTCGATACCGCCGTGGGCGGTTTATCTAAGTAA
- a CDS encoding phage adaptor protein has protein sequence MANTLIKAFIDKAKVRVVDEDMIRWDLPFWITALNDAINAVITIRPDAHAKTAEFSCVAGTIQTLDENFNILLDVIRNVKGKAVRGLDDMEMLNNYRPDWIESIDQKAADCYMQDESNPNTFYIYPGVSDKHKLLISVSMFPDPVTQNGYASNETISISPAYDNAIIEYMIYLAFIRDAEFASNASNAALAQQAFFSLLGVKSKADSQFYKSYQRNQQTPK, from the coding sequence ATGGCAAATACACTAATTAAGGCATTTATTGACAAAGCCAAGGTGAGAGTCGTTGATGAAGACATGATCCGGTGGGATTTGCCATTTTGGATAACTGCATTGAATGATGCTATCAATGCAGTTATTACCATCAGGCCGGATGCTCACGCAAAAACAGCAGAGTTTTCTTGTGTGGCCGGAACCATACAAACGCTTGATGAAAACTTTAATATCTTATTAGACGTGATCCGCAATGTTAAAGGTAAAGCGGTTCGTGGCCTTGATGATATGGAAATGCTTAATAACTATAGGCCAGATTGGATTGAATCAATCGATCAGAAGGCCGCAGATTGTTATATGCAGGATGAGAGTAATCCGAACACGTTTTACATTTACCCCGGCGTTTCTGACAAGCACAAGCTATTAATTTCGGTATCAATGTTTCCTGATCCAGTAACTCAAAATGGCTATGCGAGTAATGAAACGATCTCTATTTCTCCTGCCTATGACAATGCGATTATCGAGTACATGATCTACTTGGCTTTCATCCGTGATGCTGAATTTGCATCAAATGCAAGCAATGCAGCTCTTGCACAACAAGCATTTTTTAGTTTGCTTGGTGTTAAGAGCAAAGCAGATTCTCAATTCTATAAAAGCTACCAGAGAAACCAGCAAACCCCAAAGTAA
- a CDS encoding terminase, with amino-acid sequence MSDFVAAAKDVINGSKFNPAMPMLTDLQFKALSRPEKRRYFRTYIANKHWRLNNLYKVENETGKVVTFKMRDAQRELFESAHTFEIILKARQLGFSTFIDIYALDSCLFTKNYKAGIIAQDLESAGAIFQTKVVFPYNNLPTYITSRKRVIQRNGGNNGGGLKFSNGSSIRVATSFRSGTLQFLHISELGRICAGAPQKAREIQTGSMPTVHEGSKLFIESTAEGAAGLFFDLCKKAQERIMSGIPLGAKDFNFRFIPWFTHPKYHSPVPAAGLKLSKYFRDYFQAVEEATGVVLRDTQKQWYMETYEKYEEHTKQEYPSTPQEAFLTSGRRVFSPISCMRAEGRTEKPLLVYDVNPATGKMVNVRDEVNREGQSENMQKGLQGYLLIWELPSSDKDYALGADVAEGLEHGDRSSIDVLDENGVQVAHWFGHLDTDQFAKVIAAVGKMYKGADGRAAYAAPERNNHGHAVLNVLRDIYPSGRIYEEEHHDKEDEDEGTGKLGWLTTRKSKPIIISNLIEQLRNNTDGIRWIGTVSELNTYVFDSKGSMNAIAGGFDDQVMSYAIALEMVVRMPRTIKKLASRTKRSSDWRTK; translated from the coding sequence ATGAGTGATTTTGTTGCTGCGGCCAAGGATGTGATCAACGGGAGTAAGTTTAACCCGGCAATGCCGATGCTTACTGATTTGCAATTCAAAGCATTGTCACGGCCAGAGAAGCGGCGATATTTCCGTACCTACATCGCCAATAAGCATTGGCGGTTAAATAATCTCTATAAAGTTGAGAATGAAACCGGGAAGGTAGTCACGTTTAAAATGCGTGATGCACAACGTGAGCTGTTTGAATCTGCGCACACGTTCGAGATTATCCTTAAGGCTCGCCAGCTTGGGTTTAGTACGTTTATTGATATTTACGCGCTTGATAGTTGTTTGTTCACCAAGAACTATAAGGCGGGCATCATTGCTCAAGATCTTGAGAGTGCCGGGGCTATCTTCCAAACAAAAGTAGTTTTCCCATATAACAACCTTCCAACCTACATAACGTCACGTAAGCGAGTGATACAACGTAACGGTGGTAATAATGGCGGTGGTTTGAAGTTCAGTAACGGATCAAGCATTCGAGTGGCTACTTCCTTCCGTTCCGGTACGCTTCAATTTCTTCACATATCAGAGCTAGGCCGTATTTGCGCAGGTGCACCACAAAAAGCTAGGGAGATTCAAACGGGTTCAATGCCTACAGTCCATGAAGGCAGTAAGTTGTTTATCGAATCAACGGCAGAAGGTGCAGCCGGGTTATTCTTCGACTTATGCAAGAAAGCACAAGAGAGGATCATGAGTGGGATACCTCTTGGTGCCAAAGATTTTAACTTCCGTTTCATACCTTGGTTTACGCATCCTAAGTACCATTCACCAGTGCCAGCGGCAGGACTCAAACTCTCAAAATACTTTAGAGACTATTTTCAGGCAGTCGAAGAAGCAACAGGGGTTGTACTGCGGGATACACAAAAACAGTGGTACATGGAAACCTATGAAAAGTACGAAGAACACACCAAGCAAGAATACCCGTCTACACCTCAAGAGGCGTTCTTAACATCCGGTCGCCGTGTATTCAGCCCTATTAGCTGTATGAGAGCAGAAGGACGAACAGAGAAACCACTGCTTGTTTATGACGTGAATCCTGCAACTGGGAAGATGGTCAATGTTCGCGATGAAGTGAATCGTGAAGGCCAAAGCGAGAACATGCAGAAAGGGTTGCAAGGTTATCTGCTTATTTGGGAGCTACCAAGTAGTGACAAAGACTATGCACTTGGTGCCGATGTTGCCGAAGGCTTAGAGCATGGTGATAGATCGTCAATTGATGTACTTGATGAAAACGGGGTACAGGTTGCCCACTGGTTTGGTCATCTTGATACGGACCAGTTCGCAAAGGTCATTGCAGCAGTTGGGAAAATGTATAAAGGCGCTGATGGCCGAGCAGCATACGCCGCACCAGAACGAAATAACCATGGTCATGCTGTATTGAATGTCTTACGTGATATTTACCCGTCAGGGCGAATATACGAAGAAGAACACCACGATAAAGAAGATGAAGATGAAGGCACCGGGAAACTTGGGTGGCTAACCACACGTAAATCGAAGCCCATAATTATTTCTAACTTGATTGAGCAACTGCGCAATAATACCGATGGCATTAGGTGGATTGGCACAGTTTCAGAACTCAATACATATGTTTTTGATTCAAAAGGAAGCATGAACGCCATCGCTGGCGGTTTTGATGATCAGGTCATGAGCTATGCGATTGCGCTTGAAATGGTTGTAAGAATGCCAAGAACAATTAAGAAATTAGCATCCCGCACCAAACGTAGTAGCGATTGGCGAACGAAGTAA
- a CDS encoding portal protein — protein MNLSDDHSKSDGKGFNLTQLSRLLSDIDVQPNWRDPAQTCCDYYDGHQISSEVKETLIDRGQPVLINNLIAPTIDAVLGMEARTRTDLMLAADDDDGEQLQEALQERFKDAWRLARADRANADAYSSQIKSGLGWVEVTRNDDPFYGGKYKVKPVRRQEMWWDWHANEADLSDARWIMRKRWVDADEAISFFPDHAEIIKQAINNWADFADVESYQEQDSGLLAAYHEFDSWDRNQSEWMDQERGRICLQVIYYKTFRRGYVLDLPNGRTIEYNPTNIAQSVAVKMGKFTPRVAAWADIREAWFVGVHRIVDRECVAPTGYFPIVPFLGYRKDKSGEPYGIIDRMISSQDEINFRRMKLTWLLQAKRVIADKDATNMSRDDLLNEVERADGYIELNPDRKNKKTISEAIQIQQDFNIASQQFTVMQDAMRQIQDVAGVYNAMMGQDSSATSGVAINSLVEQGATTLAEINDNYHYSRTRVADLLMAYLIEDLAKQSNISVTVNKDDVHKRKVVQLNVSNDDGSVTNDVKRWKGHIAQAPVQQTATYRAQMAQQLTALVAQLPPEIQMATLDMVVELMDIPNKQEILNRIRQTLNIPKQQEDMTEEELAAQQQQAEKQEQMEQLQMQQVKSEVDLGMAKVAELQAKIEKLNRDIESADVSDQKVEADTAKVLTEVQQVKAQADNAVNAVLENLDQQLATMEF, from the coding sequence ATGAATTTGAGTGACGACCATAGTAAATCGGACGGCAAAGGTTTTAACTTAACCCAGTTAAGCCGTCTATTGTCTGACATTGACGTACAACCAAACTGGCGAGATCCGGCACAAACATGTTGTGACTATTATGATGGACACCAGATAAGCTCTGAGGTGAAAGAAACATTAATCGATCGTGGTCAACCTGTCTTAATCAATAACCTTATTGCACCAACGATTGATGCAGTTTTGGGTATGGAGGCCAGAACACGAACGGATCTTATGTTGGCCGCAGATGATGATGACGGCGAACAACTTCAAGAAGCATTGCAAGAACGATTCAAGGACGCATGGCGATTAGCCAGAGCAGACCGAGCGAATGCAGACGCTTATAGTTCACAAATAAAGTCAGGCTTGGGATGGGTTGAAGTAACACGTAACGATGATCCATTTTACGGCGGTAAATACAAAGTTAAGCCTGTGCGCCGTCAAGAAATGTGGTGGGATTGGCACGCCAATGAAGCCGATCTCTCTGATGCCCGGTGGATTATGCGTAAACGTTGGGTTGATGCTGATGAAGCAATTAGTTTTTTCCCTGATCATGCCGAAATTATTAAACAAGCCATCAATAACTGGGCTGACTTTGCCGATGTTGAAAGTTACCAAGAACAGGATAGTGGGTTGTTAGCTGCATACCATGAGTTTGATAGTTGGGATCGAAACCAATCAGAATGGATGGATCAGGAACGTGGGCGGATTTGCCTCCAGGTTATTTATTACAAGACCTTTCGCCGTGGTTACGTGTTAGACCTACCAAACGGTAGAACGATTGAATATAACCCTACTAACATCGCTCAATCCGTTGCTGTGAAAATGGGTAAGTTTACACCGCGTGTTGCTGCATGGGCTGACATCCGTGAAGCGTGGTTTGTTGGTGTCCATAGAATTGTCGATCGTGAATGTGTTGCACCGACCGGATACTTTCCTATTGTACCTTTCCTTGGATACCGTAAAGATAAATCAGGTGAGCCATACGGCATCATTGACCGCATGATCAGCAGTCAGGATGAAATCAACTTTCGCCGCATGAAGCTCACTTGGTTACTACAGGCCAAGCGTGTTATTGCGGATAAGGACGCAACAAACATGAGCCGTGACGACCTTCTTAATGAGGTTGAACGTGCTGATGGTTACATTGAGTTGAACCCTGATCGTAAAAACAAGAAAACCATAAGTGAAGCCATCCAGATACAGCAAGACTTCAACATCGCAAGCCAGCAATTCACGGTTATGCAAGATGCTATGAGGCAAATACAGGATGTTGCCGGGGTTTATAACGCCATGATGGGGCAGGATTCCAGTGCCACCAGTGGTGTTGCTATCAACTCGTTAGTTGAACAAGGCGCGACTACGCTTGCAGAGATCAATGATAATTATCACTACTCGCGAACACGCGTTGCTGATTTGCTGATGGCCTACTTGATTGAAGATCTTGCCAAGCAATCAAATATCTCTGTGACCGTAAATAAAGACGATGTTCACAAGCGAAAAGTAGTTCAACTTAATGTTTCAAATGATGACGGTAGCGTAACCAATGACGTTAAGCGCTGGAAAGGTCACATTGCACAAGCCCCAGTCCAACAAACTGCAACATATCGCGCTCAAATGGCACAGCAGCTAACCGCGTTGGTTGCTCAGTTACCGCCAGAAATCCAAATGGCAACCTTAGATATGGTTGTTGAATTGATGGATATTCCAAACAAACAAGAGATCTTAAACCGCATCCGTCAAACGCTGAATATTCCTAAACAGCAAGAAGATATGACAGAGGAAGAACTTGCAGCACAGCAGCAACAAGCTGAGAAACAAGAGCAAATGGAACAGCTACAAATGCAGCAAGTGAAAAGTGAGGTTGATCTAGGGATGGCTAAGGTGGCCGAACTGCAAGCGAAGATTGAAAAACTTAATCGGGATATTGAATCAGCAGATGTTAGTGATCAGAAAGTCGAAGCGGATACGGCCAAAGTGTTAACCGAAGTTCAGCAAGTGAAGGCTCAAGCAGACAATGCGGTGAATGCCGTACTTGAAAATCTTGATCAGCAGTTGGCAACTATGGAGTTTTAA